A stretch of the Alosa alosa isolate M-15738 ecotype Scorff River chromosome 16, AALO_Geno_1.1, whole genome shotgun sequence genome encodes the following:
- the LOC125309846 gene encoding uncharacterized protein LOC125309846, protein MAISAVAYLTATDQGGHTHIGFFMGKSKLAPHPPHTVPRLELCAAVMAVELADLITDELDTDIHKVTFYTDSRIVLGYINNTSRRFYVYVANRVARIRKSTNPEQWRFVSTEHNPADHGTRSVPAAMLKDTIWLKGPAFLSRDTCSQPETFELIDPDADIDIRPQVKAFITKTSDNELGSHRFERFSSWKALSRAMAKLIHKVRSCTKSQLNKIEELTQAKLVLIRNAQHNVFAKEMESLSKGGTVSKSSPLRKLSPIVDTDGLLRVGGRITLAGVPWEEKHPIIVPKKHHIATLLVRHYHEQVAHQGRHLTEGAVRSAGLWLIGGKRLVSSILRKCVTCNKLRGRMEEQKMSNLPAERLNPGPPFTNVGVDVFGPWTISSRRTRGGIAENKRWAVMFTCLVTRAVHIEVIESLSSSSFINALRRFTAVRGPVRLFRSDQGTNFVGACKELQIKSEDHELTAYLQDQGSTWMFNPPHSSHMGGVWERMIGVARRILDALLIQTNTPHLSHEVLVTLMSEVMAIMNTRPLVPVSSDPDMPTVLTPAMLLTQKVEPVSPPPGEYDLKDLYNKQWKQVQSLADTFWKRWRQEYLVSLQPRRKWHEEKPNLRGDVVLLKDA, encoded by the coding sequence atggcaatatCAGCAGTGGCCTACCTCACAGCAACAGACCAAGGAGGTCACACTCACATTGGATTCTTCATGGGCAAGTCAAAGCTGGCTCCACATCCCCCACACACTGTTCCACGGCTAGAGCTTTGTGCTGCTGTCATGGCTGTTGAATTGGCAGACTTAATTACAGATGAATTGGACACAGACATCCACAAAGTTACATTCTACACAGACAGCCGGATCGTATTGGGCTATATCAACAACACAAGCAGAAGGTTTTATGTATATGTGGCCAACAGAGTCGCTCGCATCAGGAAGTCCACAAACCCGGAACAGTGGCGCTTTGTCAGTACAGAACACAACCCTGCAGATCATGGGACCCGCTCAGTGCCAGCAGCCATGTTGAAAGATACCATCTGGCTTAAGGGCCCAGCTTTCTTGTCCAGAGACACCTGCTCACAGCCAGAGACATTTGAACTCATAGACCCTGACGCAGACATTGACATACGCCCACAGGTCAAAGCTTTCATAACCAAAACCTCCGACAATGAGCTGGGGTCTCATCGTTTCGAACGATTCTCCAGTTGGAAGGCACTCAGTCGAGCCATGGCCAAGCTCATACATAAGGTCAGGTCTTGCACAAAAAGCCAGCTCAACAAGATAGAGGAGTTGACACAAGCAAAACTAGTGCTCATCAGAAATGCTCAACACAATGTGTTTGCTAAGGAGATGGAAAGCCTTTCCAAAGGAGGTACCGTCTCTAAGTCCAGTCCTCTGAGGAAACTGAGTCCCATTGTGGATACGGATGGCCTACTAAGAGTTGGAGGGCGCATCACCTTGGCGGGCGTACCCTGGGAGGAGAAACATCCAATCATAGTCCCCAAGAAGCATCACATAGCTACCTTATTGGTGAGGCACTATCATGAACAGGTCGCACATCAGGGCAGGCATCTTACAGAAGGCGCTGTGCGCTCTGCTGGACTGTGGCTGATTGGAGGCAAGAGGTTAGTGTCAAGCATCTTACGTAAATGTGTAACCTGTAACAAGCTGAGAGGAAGAATGGAAGAACAAAAAATGTCAAACTTACCTGCTGAACGACTCAACCCAGGTCCTCCGTTCACAAATGTaggtgttgatgtgtttggtcCATGGACCATAAGCTCAAGACGAACCCGAGGTGGCATTGCAGAGAATAAACGCTGGGCAGTCATGTTCACTTGCCTGGTTACAAGAGCTGTGCATATCGAAGTGATCGAGTCTCTGTCATCCTCAAGCTTTATAAATGCATTGAGAAGATTCACAGCTGTTCGTGGCCCTGTGCGCCTCTTCCGTTCTGACCAAGGGACAAACTTTGTCGGGGCATGCAAGGAACTTCAAATAAAATCTGAAGACCATGAACTGACCGCTTACCTGCAAGACCAAGGCAGCACTTGGATGTTCAACCCTCCCCACTCCTCACACATGGGTGGAGTGTGGGAGCGGATGATAGGCGTCGCACGCAGGATATTGGATGCACTGCTGATACAGACAAACACCCCCCATCTGTCTCATGAGGTTCTGGTCACACTCATGTCCGAAGTCATGGCCATAATGAACACCAGACCCCTGGTTCCTGTGTCATCCGATCCAGACATGCCCACTGTCCTGACGCCAGCTATGCTTCTAACACAGAAAGTTGAGCCAGTGTCACCACCTCCAGGAGAGTACGACCTCAAAGACCTGTACAACAAGCAGTGGAAACAAGTCCAGTCTCTAGCTGACACATTCTGGAAACGTTGGCGTCAAGAATATCTGGTGTCACTCCAACCAAGGCGAAAATGGCACGAGGAAAAGCCAAACCTGAGAGGAGATGTCGTGCTTCTCAAAGATGCATAA